The Sinorhizobium fredii USDA 257 region CGCCGGTTATCGATCGCAACTATTTCTGGGCCATCTATTTCCGCACGCCGGGCGGCGTCCTCTTCGAGATTGCCACCAACGAGCCGGGTTTCGACCGCGACGAGGAGGTCGCCCATCTCGGCGAGGCGCTGAAGCTGCCGCAGCAGCACAAGCATCTCCGGCCGATTCTCGAAAGCCATTTGCAGAAGCTCGAGGGATAAAGAGTCTCCGGCGCTCCGCTCCTCCTTCGCACGTGCGAGGGACGGCAGGCGCTCTTAAAGTCGAGTGACACAAACGCCCACTAGCCTATTGGCTATAAAGGAGAAATCAATGGTTTACCATGGCTATGTGCATAAGCTGAAAGCCGGCAAGCCCGGCAACCCGATCCTCTTTGTCCTCCACGGAACGGGCGGCGACGAAAATCAGTTCTTCGGTTTCGGCGCCGAGCTTCTGCCGGAGGCTACCATCGTGTCGCCGCGCGGTGACGTGTCGGAGCATGGAGCCGCGCGCTTCTTCAGGCGCACGGGCGAGGGGGTCTACGACATGGCGGACCTGGCCCGCGCCACGGAGAAGATGGTAAATTTCGTGAAGACGCTCGCAGCCGAGCACGAAGCCACGGAGATCATCGGCCTTGGCTATTCGAACGGCGCCAATATTCTCGCCAACGTGCTGATCGAAGAAGGCGTCTTCGACAGGGCCGTGCTCATGCATCCGCTGATCCCGTTCCGTCCGAAGGACAATTCCGTTCTCTCGGGCCGCAAGATCCTGGTCACCGCCGGCGAACGCGATCCGATCTGCCCGGCGCCGCTGACCCGGGCGCTCGCCGACTATTTCAAGGCGCAGCAGGCGACGGTCGAAGTCGAATGGCATTCCGGCGGTCACGACATCCGCCAGAACGAGATCGCGGCGATTGAGCGGTTTTTGAAGGGGTGAAACCCATCTATCCCGGCTTATCGAGAAAGCTGCACGGGGAGAGCCCTTTATTATTGCAAAGGCGGGAAAACCCATGGTCAAGGTTGTCCCGCTGGACCAGCCTTCAAGTACCGAAAACCGCCGAATTGGTTTCATGGCCGGTCAGTTTCAGGGTTCCGTACGATTTTGATCGCCTGGGCCGAGATGAATCGAACGTATCTTCGGCGTATGAAGTCACTCCAGCCGACGGCGGAAGAGCCAAGCGGCCGATGAAAGCGTCACGACGGCAATCAGGCACAGCGGCAGCGTCTGATGTACGACTTCGGCGAGCGGGATGTCCTTGAGGAAGACGCCCTTCACGATCACCAGAAAATAGCGCAGCGGGTTGATCAGCGTCACCGGCTGCAGCCAGCTTGGCATGTTCTCGATCGGCGTCGCGAAACCGGAAAGCAGCATGGCGGGCACCATGAACAGGAAGGCCCCGAGGATCGCCTGCTGCTGGGTCATCGATAGCGCCGAGATGAACAGGCCGAGCCCGACCACCGCGGCGAGATAGAAGATGGCGCTGCCGTAGAGCAGGAAGAGCGAACCGCGGAGCGGCACGCCGAAGATGAAGACGGCGGCAAGAATATAGATCGTGATGTGGAAGAGCCCGATCATCATCGGCGGGATGAGCTTGCCGATGAGGATTTCGTGCGTACGCAACGGCGAGACGATGAGCTGGTCGAAAGTGCCGAGCTCCCGCTCGCGCGCAACCGACAGCGCCGTGACAATCAGCCCGATCAACAGAGCGATGCTCGCCACCAGGTTCGGCACCATGAACCATTGATAGGTGAGATTGGGATTGAACCAGTTGCGGGCCTCGACCCTAATCGCCTCGGAGGCGGCGCGCTCGCCGGCCGGTGTTTCGGCTGCGAGCATACCGACGATTCGCCCCAGATAGCCGGAGACGATTTGCGAGGCGTTGGAGCGCCGTCCGTCCAAAATCATCTGCACCTCGGCGGGTCTTCCCGCCTCGATGTCGCGGGAGAAGGTAGGACCGATTTCGACGGCCGCCAGCACATGCTGGTTGTCGATGGCGACCCGGATTTCAGAGGGGCTGTTGGCGTGGCGGATCGAGCGAAAGGTCGGCGACCCACCGATTTGCTGCACAAGCTCCTGGCTCCAGTGCCCGTTGTCGCGATCCAACACCATCAGGTCGACGTTGTTCACCTCCAGCGTCGCCGCATAGGAGAAGACGAGCAACTGGACGATCGGCGGGCCGATCAGGACGGTGCGACCCTTCGGATCCCGCAGCACGGCAAGAAGTTCCTTGACGATCAGCGCCTTCAGTCGACCCCACCACATTTTACCCGATCCTCTTTCTGGTACTGCGCGCAGCCAGCGCGAAGAAAACGCAGCCAATCAGGAACATCACCGCAATTGCGCGGGCGAACACCGGCCAGATATCTCCGGCGAGAAACACCGTCTGCAGGCTGGGGATGAGATAGCGCGCCGGGACGATATAGGTGATCCACTGGATGACGGTCGGCATAGAGTTGATCTCGAAGAGGAAACCGGACAGCAGGAAGGCGGGCAGGAAGGCCGAAATCAACGCGAGCTGCGAGGCGAGAAACTGATTCTTGGTGGCAGCCGAAATCAGCAGGCCTTGCCCGAGTGCCGGCATCAGGAACGTTGCCGAGAGCGCATAAAGCGCGAGTACCGAGCCGCGGAACGGCACGCCGAACAGGAAGACGGCGAGAAGCACGCAGAGCGTCATCGAGGCGAGGCCGAGGATGAAATAGGGAAGGAGCTTGCCGGCGAGCAGTTCGGCGGCCGAGACGGGGGTGGCCATCATCGCCTCCATCGTGCCGCGCTCCCACTCGCGAGCGACGACGAGGGAGGTCAGCAGCGTGCCGACCAGCGTCATGACGATAGCGATCGAGCCCGGAACGAGGAAGTTCCGGCTGGTCAGTTCAGGATTGAACCAGAAGCGCTGTTCGGCCGCGATCGCCGGCGGCTGGCCCCGGCCCTCCAGGGTGCGCTGACGCTCCCAATTGGTGACCGTTCCCTGGGCGTAGTTCTGAACGAAATTCGCCGTGTTCGGTTCGGATCCGTCGACGATCACCTGGACCGCAGGATGGCGTCCCGCCGCGTGATCCGCGGCGAAGCGCGCCGGGATCACGACAATGCCGCGTACCCGGCCGAGGACGAGGTCGTCCTCGAATTCGCGGCGATCGCGACCATTGGCGACTGCGAAATAGCGCGACGCCTGAAAGCTCGCGGCGAGATCGCGCGTTAGCGGCGTCGCCTCCTCAACGACGAGGCCGATCCGCGTCCGCGTGGTATCGAGCGAAACGCCATAGCCGAACAAGAACAGCAGGATCAGCGGCAGCACAAAGGCGATCAGGATGCTGCTCGGGTCACGCACCACCTGATAGCTCTCCTTGCGCACGAGGGCTGCGAAGCGCCGTGCGCGGCCCGAGCGATCGGGCTCTGGCTTTTTCGGCGCGGCGTTCACGCCGCCCTACCTTTCAGATGCTGTGTGAACAGCGCCTTGCGGTTTGCTACTGCTGTGGCAGGATCTCCGCCGGGCGGCGCTGCCGGGATGGTTTTCATGCTGGCTGCCATGGATGGCTCAGGAGGCAGATCCCCCGGTAGCGCCACACCGCCTCGACCGCTGATTAGGCTCCGCGATTGATCGCTGTGTAGGGCGATGACGGCGTGGGCGGAACGCCTGATCGTGGTCAACGCGCGGAGGGGAGAATGCGCATCAGTGTCGGCATCGATATTGCCAAGGACATCCACTGGGTCACTGCCATCGATAGCGACGGTACCATCCATATAGACCGCAAGGTCGAGAATACCCCGACGGCGATCGCCGACCTGATCGACGAGCTGAGGGCGCTCGGCGGCACGGTCAGTATCGGCCTCGACGTCATCGGCGGCATCGCTGGGCTCATCGAGGCCATGTTGGCCGAGGCCGGTTTCTCCCTGGTTCATGTCCCCGGCCTGGCCGTCAATCGGGCGCGTCAGGGCACCGTCGGCGGCGAGAACAAGTCCGATCCGCGCGATGCCCAGACCATCGCCGATCAGGTCCGCATGCGCACCGATCTGCGTGCGATCGAACCGACCTCTGAGCTCGATCTCGAGATCAGGCTGCTGGTTGGCCGGCGGCGCGATTTGGTCGATGCCCAAACCCAGCGTCTGGGGCGCATGCACGACCTGCTCGCCGCCATTTTTCCCGGCCTCGAGCGCAGCCTCGACCTCACCACCAAGGGGCCATTGCACCTTTTGACGCGCTATGTCACGCCAGCCGAACTGCGCGCCGCCGGCGCCAAACGGATCCTCCGCCATCTCAAGACCGGCGGCGGTATCCCGCACCCTGAGACCCTTGCCGAGCGCGCGCTCGCCGCCGCGGCCGAACAAGTCATCAGCGTGCCCGCCGAGCGCACGAGTGCGCGCCTCATCCGAGAACTGGCCGTCGAAGCGCTCGCAACCAGGGCCCGTCTCTTGGAGATCGACCGCGAGCTGGAGGCGCTTCTTCAACGCCACCCTGACGCGGCCCTCATCCGCAGCCTGCCCGGCATGGGGGTCGTGCTCACCGCCGAGTTCATCGCTGAGGCAGGCAATCTCTCCCGCTTCCGCTCGGCCGACGCGCTCGCCGCCGCGGCCGGCATCGCCCCCGTGCTGCGCCAATCCGGCAAAACCCGCTTCCTGCGACGTCCTGCCGGCGGCAATAAGGGCCTCAAGCGGGTCTTCTACCAGTCCGCCTTCTGTTCGCTCGCCCAGCCAGACAGCCGCGCCTTCTACGCCCGTAAACGCCGCGAGGGCAAACGCCATCATCAGGCCGTCATCGCTCTGGCCAGACGTCGCATCAACGTTCTGTGGGCCATGCTGCAAACCCGCTCCACCTTCCAGGCCAGCTTCAAAATTGCCGCTTGACGAACGCATTAGGCTGCCTCCTTCGCCTCCGAGCCCTGCACGAGAGCGATGAAGGCATCTTCCATGGTTGGGTCCGGCAGGTCCTTGCCGGCGACACGGGCCTTCATCTCGTCCGGCGAACCGAGCGCGATCGACCGGCCGCGATAGATGAGCGAGATGCGGTCGCAGTATTCCGCCTCGTCCATGAAATGGGTGGTGACGAGAACCGTCACGCCCTTTTCGACGAGCCCGTTGATGTGCGTCCAGAATTCACGCCTGGTGATCGGATCGACACCGGAGGTCGGTTCGTCGAGGAACAGCACCTCCGGTTCGTGCAAGACGGCACAGGCGAGCGCCAGGCGTTGCTTGAGACCGAGCGGCAGGTCCTTCGCCGACATGTCGTGGATCGCGCGGAAATCGAAGATCTCCGTCATCAGATCGATCCGTTCGCGTTTCCTCGCGCCGGACAGTCCGTAGACGCCGGCGAAGAAATTCAGGTTCTGCAGCACGCTCAAATCGCCGTAGAGGGAGAATTTCTGCGCCATGTAGCCGAGGCGGTTGCGCGCCTCGGCCGCGTCGCGCCGAAGATCGAAGCCGGCGACGCGTCCGTCGCCGGCGGTCGGCTTCAAAAGCCCGCACAGCATCTTGAACGTGGTCGATTTGCCCGCGCCGTTCGGACCGAGCAGGCCGAAGATCTCGCCGCGGGGGATGTCGAAGGTGATGTTGTCGGCAGCGGTGAAATCGCCAAAGCGCTTCGTCAGCCCGCGCGCTTCGATCACCGGACGGCCGGCATCGGCGGCGAATGGCCGCTGAGTTTCGGCGAGACGCGACCGCCCGCCCGGACCGCCGCCGAGCATATCGACGAAGGCATCCTCGAACCGCGGCGGTGTGGCGGTGGCGCGACCGGGTGATGCCTCATCGAGCGAGGGAGGGATGAGACCCGGCTTCATCACCAGGCGTATCGCTTCGCCCTGTATGACGCCGTCGACGACGCCTTCTTGATCGAGCAGGCGCGCAAGTCTTTCGCGGCGACGCCCCGTCGTGCCGGAAAGACGGAAGACGCGGTCTTCGACCCGCCGGGTCATCTCCTGGGGCGAGCCGCCAAAAAGTAACCTGCCCTGGTTGAGCAGCAAGACCTGATCGCAGGCCTCCGCTTCGTCGAGATAGGCCGTGGACCACAGCACGCCGATGCCTTCCGCCGTCAGGTTCTCGACCATCTTCCAGAGATCGCGCCGCGAGATCGGATCGACTCCGACGCCGGGTTCGTCCAGGAGCAGCAGCCGCGGCTTGCGCAGCAGCGCGCAGGCAAGGCCGAGCTTCTGCTTCATGCCGCCGGAGAGCTTGCCGGCCAGCCGCGAGGTGAAGCGAGCCAGATCGGTGAATTCAAGCAGTTCGGCGAAGGTTCGGCCGCGTTCCGCCAGTGGCAACCCGCGCAGGTCGGCATAGAGATCGAGGTTTTCCTGAACCGACAGGTCCTCATAGAGCCCGAAGCGCTGAGGCATGTAGCCGATCGACCCCTGGATGCTGGCCGGGTCCCTGCGCGTATCGAAGCCGAGCACTTCGACGGTGCCTTCGTCCGGCAATATGAGACCGGTCATCAGCCGGATGAGTGTCGTCTTGCCGGCGCCGTCAGGACCGACGAGGCCAGTGATCCGTCCGCCTGCAATGACGCCATCGATCGAGTCGAGGGCAGGGGGCGCCGCGCCGAACCGCTTGGAAACGGCGGCCAGCCGCACGAAGGGCGCCGCAACTGCGGCATCAGGACCACCAGCTGTCATGTGCCGGCCTCCGGACTCGGCAGGTGCACGGTCACCGGCATGCCCTGACGCAGGTCCGTGCCGGGCGTTGCGATGACGATCCGCAGCCGGTAGACGAGATCGGTCCTAAGCTCCGGCGTTTCCACCGATTTCGGCGTGAATTCCGCGACCGGCGAGATGAAGCCGATCGTTCCTTCATAGCCATGTGCAGGGTTGGTGTCCGAGGTCACCTTGACCTTCATTCCCGGATGGACGCGGCCAAGGTCCGGCTCGGCGACATAGGCACGGACCCAGACGGGCTTCGTCAGCGAAAGCACATAGACCGTGTCTGCCGGCGAGACGACTGCTCCGACCTCGCGGACGCGAGAGAGAAGGACGCCGGCGCTCGGCGCGACGAGCTCGACATCCTTAAGCGCCGTGCGGGCGCTCGCGGCCTTCGCTGTCGCGGCATTCGCCTGCGCTTCGGCTGTCGCTATGTCTTCCACGCGGCTTCCTTCTTCGAGCAGAGCCAAGGCTTCGCGTGCCGACGCGGCGCGGGCGGCAGCCGCGGCGCGGCTGGCGATCGCCTGGTCGAGTTCGGCTTGCGAGATCGTGCCGGCCGGCCGCAGTCGCTGCGCCCGCTGATAGGCGAGCTCGGCATTCTTGAGTTCAGCAAGGCGTTCATCATGGACGGCGCGGGCCTGGGCGATCTCGGTCGGGCGGGCGCCCGCCTTGAGTTTTGCGAGCGTGGCGCGGAGCGCCTCGGCATCCGCCTCGGCAGCATCCAGGGCCTGCTGGAAGGGCTCGGCATCGAGCCTGGCGATCACGTCACCGGCCTTGACGGGGTCGCCCTCGTCGACGCGAAGTTCGGCGATGCGACCGCTGACGCGAAAACCGAGCGACACCTGGCGGATATCGACATTGCCGTACAGGACCATGTTCCTGTTGTCTTCCGCCCAGCCGAGCCGCCCAGACAAATCCAGCCACCAGGCACCGGCCGCGCCCGCTACGAGGAGCAGGGTGATGAGAGCGATTTTCTTCATGGCTGCCGGTCCTTCTCCGCACCGAGTATGGCCACGAGTTCGGCCGCGTGCCGGTGCAATGTGTCGATCTCCTTCGGTCCGGCGGTTTCCCATTCGAGCTGCGCATAGACGGCGGCATGCGCCATTCGGAACACCAGCACGCTCCCAACGAAGGAGAGGGTTCTGAGCCGGATGTGTTCGGAAGCCGGGTCGTCCTCGAGAATGGCGCCGATCAGTCGGCGCGCCATCTCGATCATCGGCCGCATGATACTGCCGTAAATGCGCGTGAATGCCTCGGTCGGCTCCATCTGCTCGCGAATGATGAAGCGTGCCCAGCTTTCCGACTGCTTGCTGACGAAGAGAACGATCATCCTCTGGACCATCTGGGTGAGGAAGGCGCGCGCCTCGGCGGAGGTCATCGACTTGGCTTCTCCGTCGAGTTCAGCCAGGCGGCCGAGGATCGTTGCGCGCAGATCTCGAACATGATCGCCGATAAGAGCCGCGAGGTGCTCGGCTGCGGCGATATAGAGCCCTTCCTTGCCGCCGAAATAATAGGGGATCGCCTGCAGGTTAACGCCCGCCGCATCGGCGAGCATTCGCGTCGTGGCGCCGTCGAAGCCATAGCGGCCGAATACGTCGATCGCCGCGGCGAGAAGTTTGTCTCGCGTCGCGTCGCCGCGCTCAGCCTTCAGCTGTGTCGTGGTGTCGTTGTTTTTGATCATCTGCTTAAATTACCCCATTCATCCGAATAAGTCAATCGATCGAATGAACGTGAGATCGAAGTTGAGAGGCCGCGAAGGGGGCAACCGAGGCTGCGCGCCCGACGATGGGCCTTTGAACCGACGTAAAAGCTCGATCAGCGGTATCGCGAGCTCAGGCGACTTGCTGTACGGCATCGAGCCGCCGCTGAAACAGCGCGGCGATGAGGTCCGACTGCGTGACGATGCCAACAACCCGGTTGTCCGCGTCGACGACCGGCATGTGATGCAGGCCCATATCCGCCATGGGCGGCACGAGCTTGGCGATCATCGTTTCCGGCAGGGCCGACTGAACGCGGGTCGTCATGATTTCACAGACCAGCCGAGGCGATTTTGCCGGCAGGCCGATGATGTTGCCGATCCGCTCGCGCAGACCGATCTGCAGTCGGCCATCCGCCGTTAGCGTCGCGTGCCTCATGAAGTCCGTCTGGGTGATGATGCCTACCATGCCGTCTTTCTCGGTTACGACCGGCAAGGCCTTGATGCGGTGTTCGACGAGCATCCGCCAGGCCTTGCGCAGCGTGGTCTCCGGCGCAACGGTCAGGACATCTCGCGACATGATCTCGCCGCAGGTGACTTCGCCAGACCGGCGGGTGAAGGCGCGTATCTGCGCCTGATGGACGAAGCTGTCGAGCTCCTCTGGACTGACGTCGACGACCTCGCCGTACTGCGCCAGCACGGCTTGCAAATCTTCCGGCACCACGCCGAGACGCTGGCTCGGCAAAGGATCTTGTGTCTTGTGGGGGTTGGCGGCGGGCGCAAGGTGAGGATAGCGCCGGCCCGTCAGATTATTGAAGACAAGCGCGACGGCGAGGATAAGCAGCGAATTGACAGCAACCGGCGACAGGACGAAGGCATAGCCGGCCTCCCGTATGGCCGGACCGCCGAGCACGGCCGTGAGCGCGACGGCGCCGCTCGGCGGATGCAGGCAGCCGAGCAGCAGCATCAGACCAATCGCGACGGCGACGGCTATGGAGGCGGCGATAACCGGATCCGCAATGAGCAGAGCGCAAGTCACGCCGACCGTCGAAGCAACCACGTTGCCGCCGAGGATAGACCAGGGCTGGGCGAGCGGGCTCGAGGGCGCCGCGAAGAGCAGCACCGCCGAGGCGCCCATCGGCGCTATGAGCAGCGGCAGGCTGGCGTCAGTGCCGATGGCAAGCGTGCTGATGAAGCCGGTCAGCAATATGCCGATGAGCGCGCCGCAGGAGGAGCGCAGGCGCTCCCAGCCGTTGACCGGCACCAGCGAAGGCATGAAGCGTCGGAGGAGGACTGGGGCCTTGGACATGAATGCTCGCGAGCGATGCGGAAGGGTGGAACAGGGAACGAAGTGCACAGCGCAATAGCATGTGACTGGAGATTGGGCACGCAATCTGCATCCAAGAAAGCGCGGAGGATTAAAAAATATGCATTGTGCCCAATAAACATCCGGGCCACCGGATGATATCCAACTTCAGACTGCTGCGGCAAAGTCGATCGTGATCCTGGTGCCGCGATTAGGTGCGGTGTCGATCGAAATTCGCGCCTTGTGAAGCTCTGCGATCCGATGAACGATTTTCAAGCCGAGACCGAGCCGGCCGGAGCGCTTGACATAACCCAAGTCCTCATTGTGTTCCGGTAGATCGACCAGTCCTTTGCCGTCATCCTCGACGGAGACCTGAGGGCCGGGTCCACAGGTCAAGACGATGCGAGTGCCGGGCCCATTGTGCTTTACCGCGTTTTCGATCAGATTCCTAAGCATGTTCTCGACGAGCGCCGGGATCACTGTCACGGGCGTTGTCGCGTGGTCGACGAATTCGATCGACTTGTCGTGGTCGAAGACGAACGGCGCCGTGGCCTGCGCCACCTCCGCTCCGATCTCGGAAAGGTTAGCCCGCTGGTAGGCGGAGGGGTCTACGGCGTCCGCGCGCGCCAAGGACGTCAGTTGCTCGAGAATATGCGTCAGCGCGTCGAGATCCCGCTCCGCATTGCGCGCCCGAGGATGGTCGATGCGGCTCAGCTCCAACTTGGCGATCGAAACCGGCGTGCGTATCTCATGCGCGATCGATGAAGAGAAGACCTTCTGCGATTGAACAAGATCGGCAACGCGGGCAAGCAGGCGATTCACGGCGCTGACGAGGCGTTCGATCTCCTGCGGCATGCGCGTTATCGGCAGGCGGGCGCCGCTGTCGCGCGGGTCGATCGCATCCGCAGCCTTGACCGCCGTCGCGACCGGCTTGAGCGCGCTGCGTATCGACCAGATTGTCGCGCAGATGACGAGGCAGAACAGCAGCGTCATCGGTACGACCATGGAATCGAATACCTCATGGAGGAGAGCACTGTACATGAAACCGTTCGGGTCCTTCAGGATCGCCAGCTCCACAAGCACCGATTCACCACCGCGTTCAAAGGATTGGCCGCCCGCCACACTGAAGGGCTTGCCCGGCGCGATCAGCCGCTTCCAGAAGTTCGGTGCATTGAAGCTCAACGGCAGAAAATGCTCGGCGCACTCGGTCGTGCAATTGGAAAAGAGCACCGAGCCGGAAGCGGTGCGCACCCGAACGTAGATCGCGCCCGAGCGTCCATCCAGTTCCAGGTAACGTTCCCGGAGCTCGGGATCGGCCTTGTATGTCAGCAGCCCGTCCTGTGTGGTGATCGCCCGCGACAGGGTCTCCGTCTCCTGCTGCAGCATGAGAACGCTGAGCTTGTCGTTATCGAACCAGTAATCGGCAAAAACCACGCCGATCTGCAGGAGCATGGCAAGTAGTGAGAAGGCGATGACGCGCCGCGCCACAATATCGATCAGCGACGGGTTACGTTTCCTCATGCAACAGTCCGCAGGAGATAGCCGATGCCGCGTACCGTTTCGATCTGCACGCCCGTGTCGAGCGGCTGCAATCGCTTCCGAACTCTGGAAACGGCGAGCTCAAGCGCATTGGAACTGAGCTCCTGGCCATATTCTGAAAGGGCTGTCTCCAACCGACGCTTTGGAACGACGCGCCCGACCTCGCGCAACAGTATCTCGATCAGGGAGCGTTCGCGCGGGGGAAGAGCGACGATGATCCCATCGCAGGTGAGCTCTGCGGTGGCTGGATCGAAGCGCAACGCGCCGGCCTCGAGCACCGGCTGTATCGCGTGTGGATTGCGCCTGAGCATGGCCCGGCATCGGGAAAGCAATTCGCGATGGTGGAAAGGCTTCACCAGATAGTCGTCCGCCCCGGCATCGAGCCCCTGGACTCGCTCGTCGACGGACCCGCGGGCGGTGATGACTAGCACCGGCAAGCCGGCGTGCTGCTGCCTTATCCATCTCAGGAGATCGAGACCGTCGCCATCCGGCAGACCTAGGTCGAGAAGCACGAGATCGTGCTCCCGCTCGGAAATCGCAGCCTCGGCCTCGCCCACAGTTGAGACCGCGTCGAGCCGCCAGCCTGCATCGCGCATGGTCTCACCCACCAGCTCGATGAGGCGGGGACTGTCTTCGACAAGCAGCAGGCGCATGCGTTTTCCTGATCTCAAGCCTTCCTACGATCGGCGGTCGTGGGACCATAGGAGGTTTTCCGCAAGGTGCCAATGTCGCGCTGGTGGTTGAGTGAACGTTGCTGTCCGCTTGGCGATGTCACGGACCCGGCGCAGTTCCCGGGGCGTCTTCAACCATTCTCCCGACAGCCCTTCGACAGCTTGCCCGCAGTACTGGCGGAAACGTCGAGACGCGGAGAACCGGTTGCCTCTCTCACAGAGGTCGATGCCGGCTCGTATGCCGCAACGGAACCCACCGGAGCGATGAGCTCCCATGCCGGAGAGAATTGTTTTGGCTGTCTTCAAAATCCGCCGGCCGGAGATCGGCAGCGTCGCGTTAAGCGCGATCACCACGCTTTACCTCTTGATGCTCACCAACAAATCCTTCTGGAGCCATGCGGTAGTCTATTTCGATCACGCATGGATTGCCATGCTATCGCTCGGCGCGGCACTCGGCCTCACCACCTTTTCGGTCCTGACATCGCTGTCGATGAAGTATGTGATGAAGCCGGTGCTGATCCTGCTGGTCGCCATATCGGCGGCCGCCGCCTATTTCACCGATACCTTCGGCGTCGTCATCGATAAGGGCATGATCGGCAACGCCGCCGTCACCACTGGCCCCGAGGCGGGTCATCTGCTCACGAGCAGCCTTGCACTTCATCTTGCGCTTTACGCGCTCATCCCCTCGCTTCTTGTCGCCTGGGTGAAGGTCAAGCATCGTCGGTTTTTCTCAAAGGCGGTTGTCAATTTCCTCTTCATTGCTCCGGCGCTTGTCTTGAGCGGCGCGCTCATCTACGCCAACTTCGCCGGCATCGCCTATGCGCTGCGGGAGCATCGCGATCTGATGGTACGGTTCAATCCGGCCGGGCCGATCTCGTCGGCGGTGCGCTACGGTCTCTCCACCTATCGCGAACGTAATCTGGTCGTGCAGCCGCTCGGCACTGATGCCAAAGAGGGGCCGCGCATCGCCGCGTCCGGCAAGCCTGTCGTCGTGGTGGTGGTCGCGGGCGAGACGGCGCGGGCGATGAATTTCTCCCTCAATGGGTATGACCGGGAGACCAATCCGGAATTGAAGGCGCTTGGCGTGGTCAACTACCGCGACACGACGAGCTGCGGCACGGCAACGGCCGTCTCATTGCCCTGCATGTTTTCCGTCTATCCGCG contains the following coding sequences:
- a CDS encoding ATP-binding cassette domain-containing protein codes for the protein MTAGGPDAAVAAPFVRLAAVSKRFGAAPPALDSIDGVIAGGRITGLVGPDGAGKTTLIRLMTGLILPDEGTVEVLGFDTRRDPASIQGSIGYMPQRFGLYEDLSVQENLDLYADLRGLPLAERGRTFAELLEFTDLARFTSRLAGKLSGGMKQKLGLACALLRKPRLLLLDEPGVGVDPISRRDLWKMVENLTAEGIGVLWSTAYLDEAEACDQVLLLNQGRLLFGGSPQEMTRRVEDRVFRLSGTTGRRRERLARLLDQEGVVDGVIQGEAIRLVMKPGLIPPSLDEASPGRATATPPRFEDAFVDMLGGGPGGRSRLAETQRPFAADAGRPVIEARGLTKRFGDFTAADNITFDIPRGEIFGLLGPNGAGKSTTFKMLCGLLKPTAGDGRVAGFDLRRDAAEARNRLGYMAQKFSLYGDLSVLQNLNFFAGVYGLSGARKRERIDLMTEIFDFRAIHDMSAKDLPLGLKQRLALACAVLHEPEVLFLDEPTSGVDPITRREFWTHINGLVEKGVTVLVTTHFMDEAEYCDRISLIYRGRSIALGSPDEMKARVAGKDLPDPTMEDAFIALVQGSEAKEAA
- the hlyD gene encoding secretion protein HlyD, whose protein sequence is MKKIALITLLLVAGAAGAWWLDLSGRLGWAEDNRNMVLYGNVDIRQVSLGFRVSGRIAELRVDEGDPVKAGDVIARLDAEPFQQALDAAEADAEALRATLAKLKAGARPTEIAQARAVHDERLAELKNAELAYQRAQRLRPAGTISQAELDQAIASRAAAAARAASAREALALLEEGSRVEDIATAEAQANAATAKAASARTALKDVELVAPSAGVLLSRVREVGAVVSPADTVYVLSLTKPVWVRAYVAEPDLGRVHPGMKVKVTSDTNPAHGYEGTIGFISPVAEFTPKSVETPELRTDLVYRLRIVIATPGTDLRQGMPVTVHLPSPEAGT
- a CDS encoding ABC transporter permease, whose amino-acid sequence is MNAAPKKPEPDRSGRARRFAALVRKESYQVVRDPSSILIAFVLPLILLFLFGYGVSLDTTRTRIGLVVEEATPLTRDLAASFQASRYFAVANGRDRREFEDDLVLGRVRGIVVIPARFAADHAAGRHPAVQVIVDGSEPNTANFVQNYAQGTVTNWERQRTLEGRGQPPAIAAEQRFWFNPELTSRNFLVPGSIAIVMTLVGTLLTSLVVAREWERGTMEAMMATPVSAAELLAGKLLPYFILGLASMTLCVLLAVFLFGVPFRGSVLALYALSATFLMPALGQGLLISAATKNQFLASQLALISAFLPAFLLSGFLFEINSMPTVIQWITYIVPARYLIPSLQTVFLAGDIWPVFARAIAVMFLIGCVFFALAARSTRKRIG
- a CDS encoding alpha/beta hydrolase, with translation MVYHGYVHKLKAGKPGNPILFVLHGTGGDENQFFGFGAELLPEATIVSPRGDVSEHGAARFFRRTGEGVYDMADLARATEKMVNFVKTLAAEHEATEIIGLGYSNGANILANVLIEEGVFDRAVLMHPLIPFRPKDNSVLSGRKILVTAGERDPICPAPLTRALADYFKAQQATVEVEWHSGGHDIRQNEIAAIERFLKG
- a CDS encoding CerR family C-terminal domain-containing protein: MIKNNDTTTQLKAERGDATRDKLLAAAIDVFGRYGFDGATTRMLADAAGVNLQAIPYYFGGKEGLYIAAAEHLAALIGDHVRDLRATILGRLAELDGEAKSMTSAEARAFLTQMVQRMIVLFVSKQSESWARFIIREQMEPTEAFTRIYGSIMRPMIEMARRLIGAILEDDPASEHIRLRTLSFVGSVLVFRMAHAAVYAQLEWETAGPKEIDTLHRHAAELVAILGAEKDRQP
- a CDS encoding ABC transporter permease, translated to MWWGRLKALIVKELLAVLRDPKGRTVLIGPPIVQLLVFSYAATLEVNNVDLMVLDRDNGHWSQELVQQIGGSPTFRSIRHANSPSEIRVAIDNQHVLAAVEIGPTFSRDIEAGRPAEVQMILDGRRSNASQIVSGYLGRIVGMLAAETPAGERAASEAIRVEARNWFNPNLTYQWFMVPNLVASIALLIGLIVTALSVARERELGTFDQLIVSPLRTHEILIGKLIPPMMIGLFHITIYILAAVFIFGVPLRGSLFLLYGSAIFYLAAVVGLGLFISALSMTQQQAILGAFLFMVPAMLLSGFATPIENMPSWLQPVTLINPLRYFLVIVKGVFLKDIPLAEVVHQTLPLCLIAVVTLSSAAWLFRRRLE
- a CDS encoding IS110 family transposase translates to MRISVGIDIAKDIHWVTAIDSDGTIHIDRKVENTPTAIADLIDELRALGGTVSIGLDVIGGIAGLIEAMLAEAGFSLVHVPGLAVNRARQGTVGGENKSDPRDAQTIADQVRMRTDLRAIEPTSELDLEIRLLVGRRRDLVDAQTQRLGRMHDLLAAIFPGLERSLDLTTKGPLHLLTRYVTPAELRAAGAKRILRHLKTGGGIPHPETLAERALAAAAEQVISVPAERTSARLIRELAVEALATRARLLEIDRELEALLQRHPDAALIRSLPGMGVVLTAEFIAEAGNLSRFRSADALAAAAGIAPVLRQSGKTRFLRRPAGGNKGLKRVFYQSAFCSLAQPDSRAFYARKRREGKRHHQAVIALARRRINVLWAMLQTRSTFQASFKIAA